Below is a genomic region from Rosa chinensis cultivar Old Blush chromosome 5, RchiOBHm-V2, whole genome shotgun sequence.
GGCACAAGAAGACAGAATGAGCTAAATTCTAAACACAACTTACAAATAAAATCTTGCCTACCTCCACGTAATTAAGCCCTTGGTCCTCCAGGCTCGATAAACTTTCCAGCATGCAACAAACTAGATCAGATAAATGTGGACGAATTGCAATGCCAGCCCCCTGAAACAAATCAAAGATAAACGATGGTTGTCAATAACAATTGAATTCTAATTCAAACAAGAGAAGATTGACCATTTAAGgttgaacacacacacacacatatgttaGAGATGCTAacagaacctttttttttttttccattgtaTAAGATTCAAATTAGGTAAGCATGAACAAAAGAACTATTTTTAAATCTCAAACAGAGGAagaacaaaacatatatatcCGGGCTCAAGGAGCTAACCAAGTTAAGGTCTAACCAGCTTTTTGGTCCACATTGGCAAAGATTCACCTAGGCACCACTACCATGTTCAGATAGGTACTGTGGTCAACTGTGCTTATAATGACTAAATAGTAGTAGCTAGACATGCCACAAGAATAGAACAGGAAAAAAGAATTATGTTCCCTTAAATGGAATTAGCAACAAAACCATTTACCCTTGCTGAAGGAGCCAGCTGTACAGTTAACACACCTcaacaaaatgtaatgaaattggaagtttatCATATCATGGAATGTTCAACTAGTTAGGTATTGTTACTTGGTAAAATGGAAAGCATTATATTATGCTGGGGTTCCATATGGCATTTCCCTATAAGACAACTCCATAATGTATTTAATAAATACTCGACTTCCCTTGAGAAGTGTATATAGCTTTTGGACCTTTCATTTCTTGCATATCATGTGGAAGTCTGACTATCTAAGGCTCTGCTGTTACTGAGGTTCTACTGCGGTTATTTCTAACTTCCACAGTAGGGGCAGTCTATTTCTTATGTATTTTTTTCTGTtacttgttttttctttgtatGAGTATTCTCTAAGTGGGCCTCTGCTAacttcttgttttatttttctatagGAAAAGACTTGTTTGGGTTGCTGACGATTGAGCAAATAAAGTTGGTCCGTTTCCTAAACCAAAGTTAAACAAAATGAAactaaagagagaaaaaaaaaaaaaaaagcaatgcCATTGTTAGAGAACACAACTTTGTGTCCAGTCAAAATATTTCTTAACTGATCATAAAGCAATGCTAACTGGGGAATAGTTATTTTTCTATAaagcagaagaacaatactaaCCTTTGCAAGCTTCATAACAACCACTATAGATGCCTTTCGAATACTATCAACTTTACTTAGTATGCCTTCTGTAAGCAAAAGAGGCAGAACAAGATCCATTGTTTGGCTTGCATCTGATACATCAGTTAGGGTGACATCAGAAAGCCTCACCGTCAATGAAGTTAAAACACGGCATAACTTGTTGCCAGAATTTCGAACAGTCTCTTTAATATCATTCATGGCATGGAACGCTGCTGACCATAACTTCCTTAAATGCTTCCCAACCTTTTAACCCCacaaaatagaaagaaataGAGCCAACAAAAACCATATTAAGATTTTATCAATATAGGAACAAACAGAGAACAAATTATGTAAATATGGAATTATGCAGATCACCAGCGTACTCACTCAACATAAATAACGATAACAGAAAAAGAGTGGATAGAAATATGAAAGTTTTTATTCCCAATATATGAGAAGACTAGCACCTACATATAGGTATGAACTGAGGGGGCAAAACACAAAATATGGCAAAAATAAATACTAGTTCAGGACAGACACAGGCCATGTTCGGGAAGTCTGTGAGCACACACCTATACAAACTAACAAATTTTTCTAAAGTCCCGCCAAGTCTCTAAGAacactctttttcttttgtatatatgtccAGTGTCCAAAGTTCAATCACTTATTgttgagagaaaaataaaaaataaaaaataaagtttaATCACCTTATATAAGTTGATAAATTAGACCACAGCaaggaaaacaaataaatatatttcaTTGACCAAAGTTGCACAAGCAGGACTTCACAGGGGATCACCTTATCAGTAGGTGAGAGATATTGAAAAAATGGTGCGTAAAGTCGGGCTTGCACAACTTCATGCAGGAGAAGATCTCTGAGTTATCTATATCTTAAACATGTAAGCAatgtaacttaaaaaaaaaaaaaaaaaaagtcctagTATTTACACCTAATTCCACCTACTGCAATTTGCACTATATAAACGATGTCTATATCACCTGATCAAACTTCCGGCCCTGGATAATATCTGCAAGGGCAAGACAGGATGCCTCTTGTGTGCGCCAAATCCTAGATCCACATTGTATTAACAAGTCATCAATAATGAGGTCCAAGTGTTCATCAATGGTTTTCTTTGAATCTTCCACCAGTGACTTCCATATGTGTGACATAGCATCCTAGATACATCGTATGAAAGTATGAACAGAAAGTTAATACAAAGATGGATACTTTCAATCTGTAACAACTCGTAATAGAAGGAAAGATGAAGGATGAAATACAACTAACTGAAGAATATAGGAAAGACACATTAATAATCATTTGACATTGAGAAACAGATACCACAGATGAGTTAGAAGTTATAGAGTTGTCACTGTTAAGAATCCATAGCTTTCATAGTTTAGGAAGAATACCGACTTATCTCATACCTGCACATTTTTGTCAGGATCGTACTGATAACGAACAAGCCTTGGAATTAAGGACCGCAGGTGTGGCTTCAGGGCATCTCCTGCTTGCTTTGCTATCTTTGAAAAACCAAAGGCAGCACCCCTCTTTGAATTCAGAGAAGTTTGATAATTAGCCAGATCCATAAACTTATAAATCAGATCTGGTTGTCCCATCTCATTCGCTACATAGCACAGCTCCTTGTATGTACTGAGTTTGCCTCCACTAAGACCTTCACCAATAACTCCCTTTGGAAGAACGGAGTCTTCAGCAAGCTAAATAACAAAATTCTAAACGCCTAAGAATACAAAGTATTGCAGATTGACAGAAAGAGACAGAAAGAAAGAGATGTATATACTGACCTTTATAGCCCTTTTTCTCTTCCCGGAACCTGTCAGAGTGTTTACAAGTGCATTTACCAAGTTTCCTTTCATTGATGCATCACCAATTTCATACACAACACTCATCCCTTGTGAGGCCAGCTCCTGCGTAAGTTCATTTTGTTCACCAAGAAGGTGTGAAAAAGCCTCCTACATGTACACAAAAATTTATAATCTCATACATCAAGTTACAACATCCATCACATGTCAATTTAAATATTCATCAGAAATGACTGATCTGTATAAATTTCCTCCCCATAACCATAAGCTCCATAAAATAAATGAATGAGACTAGATACataaaataataacaataatttaCTTTTTCATAGTATGAGCAAATGAAGAATTAAACAAAGATGAGTTTCATGGTGAAGCAACAGTATATTCTATAAATGACAAACATGTCAGAAGGAATTTAAATATAGAAAGAGGTTTAACTCAATAACATATAAGTAAGGATACTACACTACCAAATGTCATATTCTCATTGATCAACATAATGATCATTTTTCCTTGAGTAGTTTAAGATCTTGTGTTCTAATCAACTGTAAAATCTTAAATCCTTGCAGTTATAAAGACAACCACCATGACGATCTCTTCCAATCAGTCTTGAATTTGCGAATTCCTTATCCACaaccacctttttttttgtagctCACTTGTTCTAACAGAACTTTATTTCTTCTTACAAAAAAATTTGGAATATGAAAACGGTGCTAGCTGATTCCATATTTGACCATGGACCAATTACATCCGCGATTAAAATACCCTGATGGCTATGATTAAAGCACTTTCATTTGAGTATTGTAATGTAATAGAAGATAACTTTTTAAATTGAATCGTGTGAGAAGGTGAATCAAAAAGATATGAATGGCTAAATGATGACTGAAATTCTCCAAGCAAAAACCTGAATTTCTGGCAGCATTTTCTGAATAGCTCGTTGATGGCCACAATACATGGTAATTGATAATAGCCATACAGTTCCAGCACAGCGATCTTCTTTTCTTGTACTGTATAGAAGATCGTCAAAAAGCTTTTTAGTAATTGCTTCTCGAACCATGTCATCACGATCTTTATTAGCTTCATTCATTTCCATGGGGCTATGTTTTGAGAGAGATAAACTCGCATCTCCCATGAGAAACTTAGAAGCCATGGAGAGTGAATAATTAGTGGTGAGAATCAAATCAGTAGTCACCGGAACACCACGCCACAAAAACGACAGTGCCTCGCCAGCGGCAAAGAGGATATCCTCAACCTGTGTTAATCAACAGTTGCAAGGATTAGAAATTTTACTTTTGCATGCGGTTGCAACTTAGTACTTCCACCTAGGAAATCAGCGCGCCAGCCTTTGTTAATTTTCATCCGCTACCAGACTTTTTCAGGAGCTTTTGACTGAGTAATGGTGGACATATTTAAACCTTGGTAATTTCTAAGTATGCAATTATTGACTAGTGAATGACAAACATGGATAAGACGACCATTTACATGTTTTCTATATGTGCACTACCTTACTAAGTATAAATGACTCCAGATGCTTAACATATATTTCCTCACTGGCAAACTCAACTTTGCTtagaatttttcttcttttctttagttAATAGTTGACGTACCCACAACATATCCCCATATCATTATTAGATTTCATAAACTAAGTAACCAGAACCAACCTAACAAGCTTCAATAATTAATTCAAAAGCACTCTTGATTCTTATCTTGTTATCCAAGTTGGGATAGGAAAATAGGAACTGAATTCCTTTCTTACTGGTGGAGAGCTTACCTAATAAGACAATTAGTGTACAAGAAATATAAGAATTAGTTTGTACAAACCTTAGATCGGGAAAGACTGAATATCAACTCCAGGGCAATATTAAGACACGCGGATGATGTTTCCTTGACACAGATGTGGCCAATGGATAtaataattttctgaattgCTTTGGTATCATCACCCTTTACTAGCTTTCGCAATCTTTCTTGTAAAAGCACCAGAATATCAACTGCAGTTCAATTCATGAGTAATAAAGATCTGTATCTAATGGTATAGATAATACATGATATGAGAAAAAACAAGTGGGTCACCTGAACATGACTCAATAATAAGTGAAGGCAATGCAACGATCAGTCCAATATGACCTAATGCTTGGACCGCTACTGATGCTAGTGTCGCAGTCTCAGAATTAACAACATCGACAAGTAACTTTAGGGTAGTTTGAAATAATGCCTCTGGGATCTGCAGAAATATAGACGTAGTCAGACATAATCACATAAAACAGCGAACAAAACAAGTTCAAATTTGAACATAAGCAAACTGAAGACTTTTATAGATatagaaaggaaaaagaaaaagaaaacaaatgagcAGTAACTGAAGACAAAATTTATTTGGTAAATAGCAGACAAAACCAAAAGAACTGAAATAAAGAGTAACATAGCTTACATACTAATTACCAAGGGAATTATAATTCTATACGTTGCAACCGCTAGCCCAAGTCAATATGGGCCAGCTAGCCCAAGTCAATATGGGCCAGCTAGCCCACTTGGGTATCCTAAACCCTGCCAGCACACACACAATTTTGGTTTCCTTACACAGAGAGCAACTACTAGATAGGCTTGATGACTGAACATCTGGAAACAAAGGATGGACTTGGCATACTTATATACTATCAGCAAAACAactgaacaaaacaaaagaaacaaacagaaaatcTAATGAAATACATTAAGGTGAACAGGGGCTATCAAGGCCAGATTTCTTTTCCTAacagaaaaaattaaaacataaaaaaataaaaaacaaaacaaaaaaaaaaaaaacaaatttttctTTCTGAACTAATTTATGTTTGAGAATAGTCTTCTCCTGTGTATTCAAGAGCTTCCTTACTTTCTTTGTTTATTAGGATATGTAATAATACAATCCTGCCCACCTAAGAGACAGTTTTAATGAACTGTGAGGGACATCTCAACCACATATTAAATTTAAAAgctgaaattataacaacttaaaactgtatATTTATTTTAATCCATTAAATTCACTTGTCCGTCATAGTCCCTCAAAAAATGATCCTTAGCTGAGCAGGCCTCATATAGATATTATAAAGGAAAGCTCGAGTATCACCCAAATAACTGAAAATATAGAATTAGAGGGAACAGCATCATTTATATAACTTACAGCTGGTTTTCTAGACATACAATCTGCAGTTACATAACCTAATGCACATAATGCTCCGTGTTGAACCTCAAACCTGGTAAATTAAACCAAGTCATAAAATGAGAAGTTATGTCTTTATAAAAGCAAAATGTAAAACTAGAAGACAATTTTGCTAATCTCAAGCAGGTAAACATTATTTTTTGTAAAAGATAGATGCAACCAACCTTAACTTATGTATTCCCCTTACTGAGGCAATTATTTCAGAAATAAGATCACATGAAGCAGCTGGAGGAAGAACGGAGGAAGCAATACCAAGTAATCGTGCTGCAGCTTCACGGGTATCTAAGTCAATATGACTCAATAATTGTTTTAGCCATTGAACTTTTTTTGCATAACGTGAAGCTACAAGCTGTAAAGAACTATGATTTGTCAGATGTGCACATGAAGAGAACAGGAAAATAGGAAATAAGATAAAATGCAGTCATGAGTCATGATCATGACCTCTGGAATATGAGATCCAATCGCAATCAATGCATTGGAAGCCTTGGCATGCAACTCAACAGACCCTTCATATGCCATAGCATGTTCCAGAAGTAAGCACATTGCTTCTACAGACGAGTGAAACTGAGTTGATCCTTTAATTGAATTATTATGCTCCAATTCTGACTCAAAGCACTTCAACAAAAATTCAATAATAACTAGATACGTTTTTGAGGGAAACTGAAGCTTCTGCTCCCGCATCTCAGCTGGTTCTGACAAGTTTGGCCGATGTGAAAGAATATAATCTAACATGTCTCCAAGTTTGGGGTAATGTAGCTCTTGTATCTGCTCACTCATACTTGACCCATCATCTTTCATAGGAAAAAGGCCTTCAAATGCAATCTCCCTTCGTAAAAGTTAATACTTTAGGGTTCCCATAATAAATATATCTATACAAGGAtattacaaagaaaaaaatgcaATAAAGAGGATGGCAATAGTAATTCTATGAATAAAAGGTTTATAGAAATGTGTACACGTATGCATGTACATATAttattttccctttcttttaaagaaacaaagaTACAATTAAACTAAAACAAGATACAAACAAGGTGGATAAGAACCTAATGAGAAGCGAGGTAAAAATAGAACCAACTGAAACCCAAACAGCAAAAACAACTAAGCCCAATAAAAGCAAGATGGGACATTCGGACTAAAGAGCTAGAAGAACAGAGCCCCTCCCATATATGCAATTGCTGAGAACAAGTCATCCCTGAAGTTCAACAATCTTAGAGAGGTATGCAGCTGTCCAACAATTTTAGGTCTAGGGACATTGTTGTTAGTTGGATGATGACTTCTGTAGTTTGAGGATCGAGTGTTGGATTTATGGGCCACTGTCAATGTACTAACTTTATGCTTTTGTTGGATTAGAGCACATGGCCCAAAAACAGATGGGAACTATAAATAAATATGATCTTAGCCAATAAAGGTTAGACAAGTAGTCCAACACAGCAGCAGTAACACGAATAGGAGGCTCAGATGGGGAAGCAATTTTCAAGACTGTACTTATCTTTCCATTTAATAAAACGCTCTGCTTCCTATAAAATGATATAAATAAACATCCTGGATCCAGTTATCACTCACTCGCTTACATCCAcaatgaaatgaaagaatttGGTAAAGGGATGAGAAACAGAAGTTGGAGTGGGAATAAATAACTGATAAATAAGCTGTTGGTCAGGTTGGATTTATTGTGGGAAATCTGTTCTCACCTACTGCTTCGTCTCTGTTCATATGTAATCCGTTTGTTATTATTTTATGATAATGACCCTATTACATGGCCTCCTTATGAGTTGGAACTTTTTATTCTGCAGAGTGTTACAGACATTTCATAATTTGGTGAAGCCTATGACAACAAACTCAGGATTTGTATTGTATACGTAGATAACTAGGAAACCAAATCCTTCAAGCGAATAGTATCCAAAGTCCAATGCAACCTAGGCAAGGACAAAGCCACTCCAAAGTGGGCATAGCTTATGGTATTTCTTGTCACGCCTAGTGGTTTTGGCTTGGCTCCAGTAAGATTGGGAGAAGATGATTCAGCAGGGGTGTGGATAgtaaagataaaataaaaagcaTAAGCAAGTTTATGCTTATTCTAGAGTTACCAAGAATAGAAGATTTCATTACCTTATATCCAATTTAATATCAGCAGCCCCAAGCATACAGATATACCGGCTTGGACAATGTTGTAAGTCAAATAAAGAAGTCGCCCATCTTATAGCGCAGAATCTTACTTCACTTTGTTCCTGGTGTGCAAAAGTAAATTAGAACTCGATTAGGAAAAGTATTATGAAACCCCCATGAAGAATATATTCTAATTCCAGAAATTTAGAATAGAGATCGATTCCACCAACATGCCAGAGTAAGATACCTCTTGAGTATACTTGAGCAAAAGAGTCTCCAGATCCTTTAGTACTGTTGAGGGGGCTCCCTGTAGGTTAGATAATTACCAGGATCACTAACTTGTATTATGCATAGCAGTAGTTGTTCAAaggacataaaaaaataatttaattaattaataaaaatcatatatatgtaaaatctaagtgtcatatatatatatatatatatatatatatatagacacacacacagtcCGTCACCACTATGGACGTCCGTTCCttttcttaggtacggatttcaagttttttcccactttccgatcacacattcgcatcttaaccgttcagttttgaggtcctaatgtatagatcatctctgcaaaatttcagccaaattgatgatcgttaacgctttcaaaactgcaatttacaacaatgtacacgaacggttccggtttgacagattcggttcgttcatgtaaattgcagttttggatgccttaacgatcatcaatttggctgaaaatttgcaaaagtgatctatacattaggacctaaaaactgaactattaagatgtaaatgtgtgatcgaaaagtgggaaAAAACTGGAAATTCGTTCCTAGCTTAGGAACGGACCTCCGTTCCTGAGCaaagttctatatatatatatatatatatatataggaagcaTAACAAGCCATGAAGATAAGTACTCCTATACGAGAGCCCATCAACTTTTACAATAAGAAAGGTTAATGAAAAGCTACAAACTCAAGGGAGAATAATGTAAAACTTATGGTTCTTTTGTTTCAGTCTTTCCCGCTCTCTTTTCTGATTGCAAGCTTGGTGGATTTCTTTTCCACTGTTTTGTATCTCCTCTATTTAAGCTATATTgtttcatctttctttttacTTAAAAATAACCAAATTTCATTCAACTGAATTGTTGTTTCCTAAAATGAAATAATGATTTGATGTTTAGATCAGTTTGTAGTTGTAGACGAGTTGTAAATATTGTCTGTTGGATAACTTGTCCATGGCATAAACTTTTTCCAATCACTGAAAGCATACtatttcataattaaaaatgaaAGATCATCTGAAAATAACTTTAACCAGAAAGAGAGAAACTAGTATACCTTATACGCAGTGGAAAGAGAATTTGTTGCTTCTTGAATACTGAGGCGAAAATATTGGGTCTCTACCTTCAATGCATCAAAAAGACGCACAGCCATGTCAGTCGTATctctgaaaaaagaaaattcaaaattaaatatTGTTACACAATAAGTTCGAAAAAGAACACAGATTTTTTATTTGAACACCCATACTTACTAGATATTAACTAATAGTAAATGGTACAGAAATTTCCAACCAGtagaaagaaagcaaagaaaTTGAACCTGAAAAGCTGAGGCATCCGCTGTGCAAGCAATCCAATAGCTTGATAAGCGAAAGTTCTGGAGTCCCTATGAGTAGCATCTGGGTAAATTTGGTACCAATATCAGAGTGAGATTCTACCACTTTAATATAATGGTAAAAGATACAAATAAACGAAACTTGCGGGTTTATGGAATAACCTGATTCTGAACTTGAAGCAGTGTCAAGTG
It encodes:
- the LOC112202403 gene encoding proteasome adapter and scaffold protein ECM29 isoform X2, whose product is MAETPSSVSSSKSDEEKEEMLDRLLTRLALRDDSNLQPLLSKLLPYTISSLSSNSSAVRNKVLEILSHVNKRVKHQPEIGLPLTELWTIYSEAHSAPIVRNVCILYLEMAMDRADRKEKENLSPMLLLGVSKLPQQHQEIILRLVIKVIGERHTSGIDGEVAAKYGLINDSQDRNVFIEFCLHTILYQPSSQRECPPGLSIAQANRVTARQSLNSDMLLTRKLGILNVVEAMELAPELVYPFYLTASIDCQELVVKRGEELVKKKAAGANSDDSVLINRLFLLFNGTATSQNVGPESRVTPASPALKGKMMSIFCRSITAANSFPSTLQCIFGCIYGSDTTSRLKQLGMEFTVWVFKHSIIDQLKLMGPVILSGILKSLDTASSSESDATHRDSRTFAYQAIGLLAQRMPQLFRDTTDMAVRLFDALKVETQYFRLSIQEATNSLSTAYKGAPSTVLKDLETLLLKYTQEEQSEVRFCAIRWATSLFDLQHCPSRYICMLGAADIKLDIREIAFEGLFPMKDDGSSMSEQIQELHYPKLGDMLDYILSHRPNLSEPAEMREQKLQFPSKTYLVIIEFLLKCFESELEHNNSIKGSTQFHSSVEAMCLLLEHAMAYEGSVELHAKASNALIAIGSHIPELVASRYAKKVQWLKQLLSHIDLDTREAAARLLGIASSVLPPAASCDLISEIIASVRGIHKLRFEVQHGALCALGYVTADCMSRKPAIPEALFQTTLKLLVDVVNSETATLASVAVQALGHIGLIVALPSLIIESCSVDILVLLQERLRKLVKGDDTKAIQKIIISIGHICVKETSSACLNIALELIFSLSRSKVEDILFAAGEALSFLWRGVPVTTDLILTTNYSLSMASKFLMGDASLSLSKHSPMEMNEANKDRDDMVREAITKKLFDDLLYSTRKEDRCAGTVWLLSITMYCGHQRAIQKMLPEIQEAFSHLLGEQNELTQELASQGMSVVYEIGDASMKGNLVNALVNTLTGSGKRKRAIKLAEDSVLPKGVIGEGLSGGKLSTYKELCYVANEMGQPDLIYKFMDLANYQTSLNSKRGAAFGFSKIAKQAGDALKPHLRSLIPRLVRYQYDPDKNVQDAMSHIWKSLVEDSKKTIDEHLDLIIDDLLIQCGSRIWRTQEASCLALADIIQGRKFDQVGKHLRKLWSAAFHAMNDIKETVRNSGNKLCRVLTSLTVRLSDVTLTDVSDASQTMDLVLPLLLTEGILSKVDSIRKASIVVVMKLAKGAGIAIRPHLSDLVCCMLESLSSLEDQGLNYVELHAANAGIQTEKLESLRISISKGSPMWETLDLCIKVVDAGSLDQLVPRLGQLVRSGVGLNTRVGVASFITLLVQEVGVEIKPYTSKLLRLLFPVVENEKSAASKRAFADACAVLLKHTVASQAEKLIDDTAALHIRDRNAQVACAVLLKSYSSKASDILDGYLAAILPVIFISRFDDDKYVSGSFEELWEEHTSSERVALQLYLAEIVSLICESIATSSWASKKKSAQAISKLSEVLGESLASYYNVLLKSLMKEIPGRLWEGKEALLYSIAALSVSCHKAISTDDPHTLNEVLRVLSSACMKKAKKYREAALSCLEQVVKAFGNQEFFNEAFPLLYDMCNASTLSVSGKATLAGNGAKAV